One Actinomyces marmotae DNA window includes the following coding sequences:
- a CDS encoding ImmA/IrrE family metallo-endopeptidase: protein MATIRVDVAPDLLRWAVRRARWDEETVRQRAPKFDAWIDGTDQPTLKQIEEFANRTHTPFGLLFLPEPPVEDLPIPDMRTMRDTGIDEPSADLLETIYLCQRRQDWYRDEALDSGAIPLGFVGSATLSTPVEEAAARIRSALHLDERSVRKRSEAMTDLIARTETIGVLVMVNGVVGANTHRRLDPEEFRGFVLADDVAPLIFVNGADTKAAQIFTLVHELAHLWLGHSALSDAAADAQGGQDEERWCNQVAAEALVPLNSLRAQWDGTYGEDELDRLADRYQVSTLVVLARLRDAGDLTWDEYMARYDAERLRVSDLMKMSRDRGGGGDYYNTQIRRLGRSFTRAVVSSALEGRMTYRDAYRLLGTVKHSTFEGLAEKVGVA from the coding sequence GTGGCAACCATCCGTGTTGACGTCGCGCCCGACCTGCTGCGCTGGGCCGTACGGCGGGCGCGCTGGGACGAGGAGACCGTCCGCCAGCGCGCCCCCAAGTTCGACGCGTGGATCGACGGCACCGACCAGCCCACCCTCAAGCAGATCGAGGAATTCGCCAATCGCACCCACACGCCTTTCGGGCTCCTCTTCTTGCCCGAGCCTCCCGTGGAGGACCTCCCTATCCCGGACATGCGGACCATGCGCGACACCGGGATCGATGAGCCCTCGGCCGACCTGTTGGAGACGATCTACCTCTGTCAGAGGCGCCAGGACTGGTACCGCGACGAGGCCCTCGACTCCGGGGCCATCCCACTCGGCTTCGTCGGTTCTGCGACGCTCTCCACTCCGGTAGAGGAAGCCGCCGCCCGCATTCGTTCCGCACTTCATCTGGACGAGCGATCCGTGAGGAAACGGTCCGAGGCGATGACCGACCTCATCGCACGCACCGAGACCATCGGCGTCCTCGTCATGGTCAACGGGGTCGTCGGCGCCAACACGCACCGCAGGCTCGACCCGGAGGAGTTCCGGGGCTTCGTTCTGGCTGACGACGTCGCACCACTGATCTTCGTCAATGGAGCGGACACGAAGGCCGCACAGATCTTCACCCTTGTTCACGAGCTCGCGCACCTGTGGCTGGGGCACAGCGCCCTGTCCGACGCCGCCGCCGACGCCCAGGGAGGCCAGGATGAGGAGCGCTGGTGCAACCAGGTCGCGGCGGAGGCGCTCGTCCCTCTCAACTCCCTCCGGGCGCAGTGGGATGGAACCTACGGGGAGGATGAGTTGGACAGACTCGCAGATCGATACCAGGTGAGCACTCTCGTTGTCCTTGCCAGGCTCAGGGACGCCGGCGATCTCACATGGGATGAGTACATGGCTCGGTATGACGCTGAGCGCCTGCGTGTATCGGACCTCATGAAGATGTCGAGGGACCGCGGTGGGGGCGGGGACTACTACAACACTCAGATCCGGCGGCTTGGGCGCTCATTCACCCGGGCCGTGGTTTCCTCGGCCTTGGAGGGCCGCATGACGTACCGCGACGCATACAGGCTGCTCGGGACAGTGAAGCACTCGACCTTCGAAGGACTAGCCGAGAAAGTAGGGGTCGCGTGA
- the cas3g gene encoding type I-U CRISPR-associated helicase/endonuclease Cas3 encodes MMLPPFGDVFKALTGYPPREYQERLARRMAAGDPPQMLSVPTGMGKTLAVLVGWLHALAADATEAKARKRSRRVALRLFLVVDRRAVVDDTHRAAVRIRDRVNNASDGPLVQFRRALQEAFDLDGDDPVLSAHRLRGGLLADDAVTELTRHPARPAITVGTLDMTMSRLLFRGYGLSAPRRSVDAALAGVDAWWVLDEAHLAVQARTTLDILATHESVIETRFGGAVPPLRVMAMTATPGDADGCLSLRWADEEARDLCLATSRRNRARVRVELRHTKDKPTQALVKAAQEILSKLRPGDSLVVFANTVERAKTVFKKLSAKRRGSKSGARVILLIGGMPARLNEQIMTLVAPYRTGASDRTAAEPLLVVATSTLEAGADLDFTHLVTDACSADSLTQRLGRVNRVGARSYGSVQIVVTHQRDPVHGEAAVRTAELIADCTSLGETLERLASGDADPGLRRGAQEPAFLPPAVLRSYARTAGSRNDLPVSPWIRALQDSRAETVIVVRRRLAEIVASGPEVVGDYLGALPPDRREEGWLVPLGGARDIARAALTSQPVLVVPPTGEGHEVLERADQGSRIAPGSVVLIDADGADAAIGVWGAGDDLSGCAVHSAADVASDEWTLDKALLKAAEDPHRAPGPSLTARWRRRSPALLVDLSRCAGPDPLSFLEEAAADLTSPDHRILNRRILGESSDHPWLLLELVEPADQQTRRRVGLDAHSKAVGALAGRWARSIGLPAAIVEDLELAGRLHDEGKRCSRAFQRALAVTEDPHGNLLLAPEPTMALAKSSLPPSRWRRARALAGVPTGWRHEAASADALDARVADGTETPHDVDLVRHLILTHHGAFHGPGPVIEPHEDRPAYQDAQSAQWAASITAFWRLVDAYGPYTLALAETILRLADWEVSRKEQAGEH; translated from the coding sequence ATGATGCTTCCTCCCTTCGGTGACGTCTTCAAGGCGCTCACGGGGTACCCACCGCGCGAGTACCAGGAGCGCCTCGCTCGCCGGATGGCTGCTGGGGACCCACCCCAGATGCTCAGCGTCCCCACCGGCATGGGCAAGACCCTCGCCGTCCTCGTCGGCTGGCTACACGCGCTGGCCGCCGATGCCACGGAGGCCAAGGCGCGGAAGCGGTCGCGCAGGGTCGCCCTGCGGCTCTTCCTCGTCGTCGACCGCCGTGCGGTTGTCGACGACACCCACAGAGCTGCCGTGAGGATCCGCGACCGTGTCAACAATGCCAGTGACGGCCCTCTCGTGCAGTTCCGCCGGGCCCTCCAGGAGGCCTTCGACCTCGACGGTGACGACCCCGTCCTCTCCGCCCATCGTCTGAGAGGAGGCCTGCTCGCCGACGACGCCGTCACCGAGTTGACCCGCCACCCCGCTCGTCCCGCTATCACCGTCGGCACCTTGGACATGACGATGTCCCGCCTCCTCTTCAGGGGCTACGGGCTCAGCGCCCCACGCCGGAGCGTGGATGCCGCCCTCGCTGGCGTTGACGCCTGGTGGGTCCTCGATGAGGCTCACCTCGCCGTCCAGGCCCGAACGACCCTCGACATCCTGGCCACGCACGAGTCCGTGATCGAGACCCGGTTCGGGGGCGCAGTCCCACCGCTTCGCGTCATGGCGATGACCGCGACCCCCGGCGACGCCGACGGCTGTCTATCGCTGCGCTGGGCTGATGAGGAGGCCCGGGATCTCTGCCTGGCGACGAGCCGCAGGAATCGTGCCCGCGTGCGCGTCGAGCTGCGGCACACCAAGGACAAACCCACCCAAGCCCTGGTCAAAGCCGCCCAAGAGATCCTCTCCAAGCTCAGGCCGGGAGACTCCCTCGTCGTCTTCGCCAACACTGTGGAACGCGCCAAGACGGTCTTCAAGAAACTGAGCGCGAAGCGGAGGGGGTCGAAGAGCGGAGCCCGCGTCATCCTCCTCATCGGAGGGATGCCAGCGCGACTCAACGAGCAGATCATGACGTTAGTGGCGCCGTACCGCACCGGGGCCTCGGACCGCACTGCTGCGGAACCCCTGCTTGTGGTGGCCACCTCGACACTGGAGGCCGGAGCGGACCTGGACTTCACGCACCTCGTCACGGACGCCTGCTCCGCGGACTCGCTCACGCAGCGGCTAGGTCGCGTCAACCGCGTGGGCGCGCGCTCCTACGGCAGCGTCCAGATCGTCGTGACACACCAGCGGGATCCCGTCCACGGGGAGGCCGCCGTGCGGACCGCCGAGCTGATCGCCGACTGCACAAGCCTGGGTGAGACACTCGAACGGCTAGCCTCTGGGGACGCGGACCCCGGGCTGCGCCGCGGCGCCCAGGAGCCCGCGTTCCTGCCGCCCGCCGTCCTGCGCTCCTACGCGCGCACCGCGGGCTCGCGCAATGACCTGCCGGTCTCGCCGTGGATCCGCGCTCTCCAGGACTCTCGGGCCGAGACGGTCATCGTCGTCCGACGGCGCCTGGCGGAGATCGTCGCCAGCGGCCCCGAGGTCGTAGGCGACTACCTCGGCGCGCTCCCACCGGATCGACGGGAGGAGGGCTGGTTGGTGCCGCTGGGCGGGGCCCGCGACATTGCCCGGGCCGCCCTGACCTCGCAGCCGGTCCTCGTCGTCCCGCCCACCGGTGAGGGCCACGAGGTCCTGGAGAGAGCCGATCAGGGGTCGCGGATCGCTCCCGGCTCCGTCGTCCTCATCGACGCCGACGGAGCGGACGCGGCCATCGGCGTGTGGGGCGCCGGAGATGACCTGTCCGGCTGCGCCGTCCACTCCGCCGCGGACGTTGCCAGCGATGAGTGGACCCTGGACAAGGCCCTCTTGAAGGCAGCCGAGGACCCCCATCGCGCTCCTGGCCCCAGCCTCACCGCGCGCTGGCGCCGCCGCAGCCCGGCGCTGCTCGTCGACCTGAGCCGATGCGCCGGGCCCGATCCCCTCTCCTTCCTGGAGGAAGCGGCGGCCGACCTGACATCCCCCGACCACAGGATCCTCAACCGGAGGATCCTCGGTGAGAGCAGCGATCACCCGTGGCTCCTCCTCGAGCTCGTCGAGCCGGCCGACCAGCAGACGCGCCGGCGGGTCGGTCTCGACGCGCACTCGAAGGCCGTCGGGGCCCTTGCCGGCAGGTGGGCCAGGTCCATCGGCCTGCCCGCCGCGATCGTCGAGGACCTCGAGCTGGCCGGACGGCTGCATGACGAGGGTAAGCGCTGCTCCAGGGCCTTCCAGAGGGCCCTCGCCGTCACCGAGGACCCGCATGGCAACCTCCTGCTCGCGCCAGAGCCGACGATGGCGCTCGCCAAGTCGTCTCTCCCGCCGAGCAGGTGGAGGCGGGCCAGAGCGCTCGCGGGCGTGCCGACCGGCTGGCGGCACGAGGCGGCCTCAGCCGACGCCCTCGACGCGCGGGTGGCTGACGGCACCGAGACGCCCCACGACGTCGACCTCGTGCGCCACCTCATTCTCACGCACCACGGTGCCTTCCATGGGCCGGGCCCCGTCATCGAGCCCCACGAGGACCGGCCCGCCTACCAGGACGCCCAGTCAGCGCAGTGGGCGGCCTCGATAACGGCCTTCTGGCGGCTCGTCGACGCCTACGGCCCCTACACGCTCGCCCTGGCGGAGACGATCCTCCGCCTCGCCGACTGGGAGGTCTCCAGGAAGGAGCAGGCCGGTGAGCACTGA
- the cas7g gene encoding type I-U CRISPR-associated RAMP protein Csb1/Cas7u, with amino-acid sequence MTTATEFRATLQTLIDAPNVAGISLTGQYESLIGRTVTPPAGTIRAGGEVVGIFTTEDGKDAATIDTWGSVASRCEVLLAGPFRGNALADHLGYPLVTFIDEEGKVLTTSVALSHRQADATWRLARNELIEAGIDFDGIRDGSRKNADALIVGFPTAIPFGWWHSHTVRSEKVAKKKGAEKAKKNDKDALGDVLDDYLGHYVMDPVASRSARLFTAEIIAIGVRERRRMAGKTDPLFSAVGKDTTIGDAKLSEVGLGSLPPGVRAESESPSDLTYESIESRAFLSLMGLRSFGFDKADGGAARVLSAALPLLLYTLLQENLALRAGTELCLLSPLTAEVVRQGAGREPLELPDVETLAELVREIGAEIGWAGPREVTIRPESPLGKVLNLVAGAE; translated from the coding sequence ATGACCACCGCCACCGAGTTCCGCGCCACCCTCCAAACGCTCATCGACGCGCCCAACGTCGCCGGCATCAGCCTCACCGGCCAGTACGAGTCCCTCATCGGGCGCACGGTCACGCCCCCCGCCGGCACGATCCGCGCCGGCGGCGAGGTCGTCGGCATCTTCACCACCGAAGATGGCAAGGACGCCGCCACCATTGACACCTGGGGCTCTGTGGCCTCCCGCTGCGAGGTGCTGCTCGCCGGCCCCTTCCGCGGAAACGCGCTCGCGGACCACCTCGGCTACCCGCTGGTGACCTTCATCGACGAGGAAGGGAAGGTCCTCACCACCTCCGTGGCGCTCTCACACCGTCAGGCGGACGCCACGTGGAGGCTCGCGCGCAACGAACTCATCGAGGCCGGCATCGACTTCGACGGGATACGGGACGGGTCCCGGAAGAACGCGGACGCGCTCATCGTCGGCTTCCCGACGGCGATCCCCTTCGGCTGGTGGCACTCTCACACGGTCCGCTCCGAGAAGGTAGCGAAGAAGAAGGGCGCGGAGAAGGCGAAGAAGAATGATAAGGACGCTCTCGGGGACGTGCTTGATGACTACCTCGGACACTACGTCATGGATCCCGTGGCGAGCCGCTCCGCCCGGCTGTTCACCGCTGAGATCATCGCCATCGGCGTGCGCGAGCGGCGGCGGATGGCCGGCAAGACAGACCCCCTGTTCAGCGCCGTCGGCAAGGACACGACCATCGGTGATGCGAAACTCTCCGAGGTCGGCCTCGGTTCGCTCCCGCCGGGTGTCAGGGCTGAGTCTGAGTCGCCGTCGGACCTGACGTACGAGTCTATCGAGAGTCGCGCCTTCCTCTCCCTGATGGGGCTGCGCTCCTTCGGTTTCGACAAGGCCGACGGTGGAGCCGCCCGGGTTCTCAGCGCGGCGCTCCCGCTCCTGCTGTACACGCTGCTCCAGGAGAACCTCGCCCTGCGCGCTGGTACCGAGCTGTGCCTCCTCTCACCGCTCACCGCCGAGGTGGTTCGGCAGGGAGCGGGGCGAGAGCCACTCGAACTCCCTGATGTCGAGACCCTCGCCGAGTTGGTCCGCGAAATCGGTGCGGAGATCGGCTGGGCCGGCCCCCGTGAGGTCACGATTCGCCCGGAGTCCCCGCTCGGCAAGGTCCTCAACCTGGTCGCAGGCGCCGAGTGA
- a CDS encoding DUF4411 family protein, which produces MYLVDANVLIEAKNRYYAFDIAPGFWAWLDHAHTQGTVFSIERVRDEVRQGDDELAEWAKTHHDFFYPIDQQTTSFFAPLSTWAQSHEFTKAALDGFSSDAADYLLVAFAAAHKCTVVTHETAGSGSRKRVKIPDACQALGVAWVSTFEMLRRTGTRLALDSTSA; this is translated from the coding sequence ATGTACCTCGTCGACGCCAACGTCCTCATCGAGGCAAAGAACCGCTACTACGCCTTTGACATCGCACCAGGCTTCTGGGCATGGCTAGACCACGCGCACACGCAAGGCACCGTGTTCAGCATTGAGAGGGTGAGAGACGAGGTCCGTCAGGGAGACGATGAGCTCGCCGAGTGGGCGAAGACACACCACGATTTCTTCTATCCGATTGACCAGCAGACCACATCATTCTTCGCTCCGCTGTCCACCTGGGCACAGTCGCATGAGTTCACCAAGGCAGCGCTTGATGGGTTCTCCTCTGACGCTGCCGACTACCTCCTCGTCGCCTTCGCCGCCGCACACAAATGCACCGTGGTGACTCACGAGACGGCAGGGTCCGGCTCACGCAAGCGGGTCAAGATCCCCGATGCCTGTCAGGCTCTTGGCGTCGCATGGGTCAGCACCTTCGAGATGCTCCGCCGCACCGGTACCCGCCTTGCACTGGACAGCACGAGCGCCTGA
- the csb2 gene encoding type I-U CRISPR-associated protein Csb2, producing MVALTIEARFPMGEFNAHGADGGPEWPPAPARLLSALLAAAHRGAVGIAQVESLFSLAPPVVTTPASGARDVGFRRWVPANDNVDLSDDDPCWDVSPTYSFMENVSKAPERGTLVGTGQDDVVRWVFPDHGPVGEDDMRILQEVASRVEYLGRPTSPVVLTVVRGEAEAPADHERWEPDSHGPVELRVGSPELLRALNDREEQRRRSRFTGAHPSLAVRPTARYQWDGAVAGDVVVPRLARRLLEGAVLYRVREAHVLAADAPLVLGQVRDALGRVEWMLPVLGADGRGRDRLQVLRAVLVRGGERASVLSVATRGGVARMGAAEPGSMTSLPRVMRALCSGGERWTTLVPTDVDRDRLEEAVIAAAARSGCRVLEAVLHDDPVGEIGVPADELGTSRHVTMVVKGSPSTPLVLGDVMMMPVGAAVAVNPRRPSG from the coding sequence ATGGTCGCCCTGACCATTGAGGCGCGCTTCCCGATGGGGGAGTTCAACGCCCACGGCGCCGACGGCGGACCGGAATGGCCGCCCGCCCCCGCGCGGTTGCTCAGCGCGCTGTTGGCGGCCGCTCATCGGGGCGCGGTCGGAATCGCGCAGGTGGAGTCCTTGTTCTCCTTGGCGCCGCCCGTGGTAACAACGCCTGCCAGCGGCGCTCGAGACGTGGGCTTCCGCCGCTGGGTGCCGGCCAACGACAATGTGGACCTCTCCGATGACGATCCATGCTGGGACGTGTCGCCGACCTATTCCTTCATGGAGAACGTGAGCAAGGCGCCGGAGCGCGGGACCCTCGTGGGCACTGGCCAGGACGACGTCGTCCGGTGGGTATTTCCCGATCATGGGCCTGTTGGTGAGGATGATATGCGGATTCTGCAGGAGGTGGCCTCCCGCGTGGAGTACCTCGGCAGGCCGACGTCTCCCGTGGTGCTCACCGTCGTTCGCGGCGAGGCCGAGGCGCCTGCCGACCATGAGCGCTGGGAGCCGGACTCCCATGGGCCGGTGGAGTTGCGGGTAGGGTCGCCGGAGCTCCTGCGCGCGCTCAACGACCGGGAGGAGCAGAGGCGGCGCAGCCGGTTCACCGGGGCGCACCCGTCACTCGCTGTGCGCCCGACGGCGCGATACCAGTGGGACGGTGCCGTTGCTGGCGATGTGGTCGTGCCGCGACTGGCCCGTCGGCTTCTTGAGGGGGCCGTGCTGTACCGGGTGCGGGAAGCCCACGTTCTAGCCGCGGACGCGCCGCTAGTGCTGGGGCAGGTGCGTGACGCGCTTGGGCGGGTCGAGTGGATGCTGCCGGTGCTCGGCGCCGATGGGCGTGGCCGCGACCGGCTTCAGGTGCTGCGTGCCGTGCTCGTGCGTGGCGGGGAGCGAGCTTCTGTCTTGTCGGTGGCGACTCGTGGGGGCGTGGCCAGGATGGGGGCTGCTGAGCCTGGGTCCATGACCTCGTTGCCTCGTGTGATGCGCGCGCTGTGCTCCGGGGGCGAGCGGTGGACGACACTCGTGCCGACCGATGTGGATCGTGACCGCCTTGAGGAGGCCGTCATCGCCGCTGCGGCGCGGAGCGGGTGCCGGGTGCTCGAGGCCGTGCTGCACGACGACCCGGTCGGGGAGATCGGTGTGCCCGCGGACGAGCTCGGGACCAGCAGGCATGTGACAATGGTGGTCAAAGGGAGTCCGTCGACACCGCTCGTCCTGGGAGATGTCATGATGATGCCGGTGGGCGCCGCCGTCGCAGTGAATCCACGACGGCCCTCCGGATGA
- a CDS encoding type I-E CRISPR-associated protein Cas6/Cse3/CasE, translating into MPDQLVTLPLTQALQHLTGPEQVHRLAMGHLPDLRGASRAIRADLGVLYRLALPTELGGSPGNLTIRYRTRAPVSGAVLVEAPDALAVGQRITARVVAEKRHEDERGRTITRFVGDEEAEDWAHALLLRHGLQAGDLKVSPRWTFGDARGPRGTKPTSFTLRDVTATLTTVEDASAYTRGIGRGKAYGYGLPLVL; encoded by the coding sequence ATGCCTGACCAACTCGTCACCCTCCCCCTTACCCAAGCACTCCAGCACCTCACCGGCCCCGAGCAGGTCCACAGGCTCGCCATGGGCCACCTGCCGGACCTGCGTGGCGCCTCTCGTGCCATCCGAGCCGACCTCGGGGTGCTTTACCGCCTGGCCCTGCCGACCGAGCTGGGCGGCAGCCCCGGCAACCTCACCATCCGCTACCGCACGCGGGCGCCCGTCAGCGGCGCGGTCCTGGTCGAGGCTCCGGACGCCCTCGCCGTCGGCCAGCGCATCACCGCGCGCGTGGTCGCCGAGAAGCGACACGAGGACGAGCGAGGCCGCACCATCACGCGCTTCGTCGGGGACGAGGAGGCGGAGGACTGGGCTCACGCACTGCTCCTGCGCCACGGCCTGCAGGCCGGTGATCTCAAAGTCTCGCCGCGCTGGACCTTCGGGGACGCTCGCGGCCCCCGTGGTACCAAGCCCACCTCCTTCACGCTGCGCGACGTCACCGCAACCCTCACCACCGTTGAGGACGCCAGCGCCTACACGCGCGGAATCGGTCGCGGCAAGGCCTATGGGTACGGCCTGCCGCTCGTCCTGTGA